Sequence from the candidate division WOR-3 bacterium genome:
AAATCCTGATACAACCTGGAACCCTGATCCAGATGGACCCAGTAATATAGATCTTTATAATTTAATCTTCAGCAGTGAAAACTTAATAGATATTACCAATCCCAATAGATACATAAGCGCGAATAATATCTATATTAGAGTAACTGGCCAATTCGGTCCAACACCAATTTCCTTGGCGAATGTTACTCAGCTTGCCTTGGGTGAATATGCAACCGTAGAGGTATGGGCATCGATTCCTCGCGGAACATACGCTTCAACATATCGTGGCAGCTTAACCGTTCTTGATGATGATGGCTGGCCTTCAGATGCGATTGCTATTCAGATTAATGTTAATCCTTATTATGATTTGGATATTTCGGACAATGAGGCGGGTTTAGTTGGCAATGTGATGCGGTTATCTGGTGTGATGGGTAGTGTGCAGCGTGGGTATTTTAGGATGGTTAATCCGAACAGTGCGGAGCTTAATGTTGATCCGGATCAGTTTGGAAATGCTGATTTCAGTGGGTTTACGGTGTCGGTGGAGACATTGCGGTATGTGCCGTATGGTGGAGAGGAGGTTTTGTATTATATACCGCCGAGTGCGGTTAGTGTGGCGTTGCCAAGTGGTTTGGTATCTGGAGGTAGTTACAATGCGTTAGTGACTGTGAATGTGCCGTATAATACGTTTGCTGGGTTGTATCGGGGTGTGGTGACGGTGACTGGAGTTCCTGGTAGTCCTGGGACGCCTGCGGACAATTTTGTGTTAGAGGTTGTGGTTGGTCCGGTGGACTATTTGGATATAGATTCGGTTGCGGTGCATGGTGTTGGAGATCATGGTAGTATTGTTACGACGACGAGCTTTAGGGTGTATTCGCGAGATGGTCAGGGTTATGGTAATACGACGTTATATGGTGTGAGCTTTATTGTGAGTGATTTGGTGGCTGGTAATCGTGTGATTCCGGCGTCTAATGTTTCGGTGGTGCCGGCGTTGATTGAGTCGATACCGCCGGGTAGTTATCGGACAGCGGTGGTGCGTGTGAATGTGCCGTATGGGACGTATGCGACGACTTATAGTGGACTTGTTACTGCTATTAATAATACCGGAAGCACATCAGACACGGTAAGAGTATTTGTCACGGTTAATCCGTCGTATGATTTAGATATCGCGGACAACATAGCAAACTTGGTTCGGAATACAATGACATTACAGCTAATACCTAATACTCAAGCTAGTGGCCAGTTCTTATTGGTTAATCCTGATCGCAACGAAAACAATTATGACCCAGATCCCTTCGGCAATAGCAACTTAACCGGAATCCGATACCGCGTTAGTGAAGTACTCACTTCACCAGATGGTTATACCTTATCCGGTAGCGCGATTACATTTACCAATAATCCAACTAATTTAGCGTGGGGTGCTTCACAATATGTGACTGTTACTGTAAATATTGAACCGTCCCAGCCGTATGCGACTTACTATGGTACAGTTACTGTCTATGATAGTATCAATGAAGCTACGGTTATATCTGATCAGTTTACGTTAGAAGTTATTGTCAGGCCACGAGATGCGTTCAGTTTAGCTGATACCATATATCTTACAGGACATGCGGGTGAATTTGCAACAACTGAGTTCTTTGTGAAAAACATCGGTAATAAGACCATCGATCGAATTGAGCTCTTCCCGATGACTGATTTGGTGAGTGCTGGTGGCGTGATGATCAGAAAAGAACGTATACAGTTTGCGCCACCGGTCATTATCGATTCCATCCAGATTGGTGATTCGGTTGAGGTTTCGCTCCGGGTCGAAATACCACAAGGGGTGCTGCCAACTCGGTACACAGCTAAAGCTAAAGCAATGCAACAACACGGAGATCCTGCAAAGAACTTTGTGATTGTGCTTGATGTACAATATCGGCCAGATATTGATGAAGGAATAGTCGTTAGCGAGAATCCGGTACTCAGCAATTATGTGGATATCGGATACATTGGTGAACCAGGTCAGCCAGTAAAACTTACAATCATGAACATGGCCGCAGAAATCGTCCATACGAAAGAACTGACCGTGGATCCCGGAACGAATTCTGGAGTTTATCGTTGGTACCTGAAAAACGACAAGGAGCAGAATGTTGCGCCGGGTATCTATGTGATCATTACGCAATTTACCACGACTGAGAACGAACAACCGGTCGAAAAGGTCTTCCGGAAGAAGATCTTAATAGTAAGATAACAAAGGAGAAAAAATGGCGGTAGTAAGGACTTCTCAGCAAATTGGTTTAGCTCAGGGGTTCTTGCTACCGCCAAGAGGAGGCACTATGAATAAAATAATAAGCAATTTGGTATTGACAACAATGCTATTGGGCATTTCTGTAGCCTATGCTGGTACACCTGGTGAAGCGGTCGTCAGTCCGTTTGAAATTTCGTTTACAGCTCGCCAAACTGCGGTCGGTGAGGCTTTTACGGCATATGCTGACTGTAATTCCTTCTTATATAACCCGGGAACCCTTTCCCTGCTTGGTTGTGAGTATCTTACCTTTAGTCATAATCGATGGATTTTCGGGTCATCGCAATCATTTATAAGCGGTGGTATACCATTTAAGTGGGGATTTTTAGCTGGTGGTCTAATATATTTTAATCAGGGAGAAATCGATTTCTGCTCAAATTGGCAGAACCTGGGGGTTAAGAAGGGTAATTATGATTTAGGATTCGTTTTAGGATATGGTGGTCGATTCCATCGGTTTTTAGGTGCTGGAGCGAATATTAAAATTCTCTATCGTGATTGGTCGGGATATACGATGGCAGCATACGCATTTGATCTTGGAGCCGTGGCTCCGGATATCGAATTGCCTTATGGGATTGGCAAACTTAATGCTGGGCTGGTGTTTCAAAATATTGGTCCCCAGGAACGACTTAGGTATCTAAACTTTAATCAACCGCTGACATCTAGGCTCGGTATATCAGTTCAATTTCCCTCATGGCGCATGTTAGATTTCGTGCTGCTAAGCGATTTAGCATATCCGATCTA
This genomic interval carries:
- a CDS encoding PorV/PorQ family protein, with amino-acid sequence MAVVRTSQQIGLAQGFLLPPRGGTMNKIISNLVLTTMLLGISVAYAGTPGEAVVSPFEISFTARQTAVGEAFTAYADCNSFLYNPGTLSLLGCEYLTFSHNRWIFGSSQSFISGGIPFKWGFLAGGLIYFNQGEIDFCSNWQNLGVKKGNYDLGFVLGYGGRFHRFLGAGANIKILYRDWSGYTMAAYAFDLGAVAPDIELPYGIGKLNAGLVFQNIGPQERLRYLNFNQPLTSRLGISVQFPSWRMLDFVLLSDLAYPIYDDGIRANFGLEIWGYDIIALRIGYRLGYDVQNANLTLGAGLKYKNFNFDYAVVNYGPYSGLTHRFTICMNLSEIKPVGPFRTVDRKLDELNTKTDKLQADVTDLKLSVDEVKSLIKTSLKTTVDLFYIRHFLNVLFPFDSYQIPKTEYWKIDEAIRLINVYYPDQTIILEGHTDVAGSDAYNMRLSEKRAQAVKDYMVSKGIPAERIIISPQGENKPLNYQTGPGVKGMENRRVVFVLSD